The nucleotide sequence CATCAAGGCCAACATTCCGACTCGAATGGCCACAATCACAGCAATCCCGAAAACCTTGGCAAGTTTAGAACCTATTTGCCAGCAATTTTCAGTTTTGTAATGCTTATCGCAGGCATTGCGTTCGATTATTTTGAATCCTTCCCCTACTTTTCGGGTTGGATACGCATCGTTTGGTATGTCGTGGCATACCTTCCTGTTGGATTTCCAGTAATCAGAGAAGGCTGGAACAGCATTGTAAAAGGCGATTTCTTTACGGAATTTCTGTTGATGTCTATTGCTACCATTGGCGCATTCGCCATTGGTGAATATCCCGAAGGTGTTGCCGTTATGTTGTTTTATGCCGTTGGCGAGCTTTTTCAGAATGCTGCAATCAACAAGGCAAAAAAAAATATAAAGGCATTGCTCGATGTGCGTCCCAATGAGGCCTTGGTATATCGGAACAATGATTATGTATCTGTAAATCCCGAAACCGTTGAAATTGGCGAAAAGGTGCAAATCCGTGTGGGCGAAAAAATCCCTTTGGATGGTATTTTGTTGTCCGAAAAAGGCTCATTTAACACGGCGGCCCTAACAGGAGAAAGCAAACCCGATACTATTGCCAAGGGCGAAAAAGTGTTTGCGGGAAGCCTCAATTTGGAAGGTGTTGTTGAAATTGAAACTACCAAAGAATTTAAGGACAGTTCTATTGCCCGAATCCTCGATATGGTGCAGAATGCAACCGCCCGAAAATCAAAAACCGAATTGTTCATCAGAAAGTTTGCAAGAATCTATACACCAATTGTGGTTTTCTTGGCAATTGGTTTGACGTTTTTACCTTTCTTTTTTGTGGACAACTATGTCTTTAACGATTGGCTATACAGAGCATTGATTTTCCTGGTTATTTCCTGTCCATGTGCGTTGGTCATTTCAATACCATTGGGCTATTTTGGGGGGTTGGGAGCAGCTTCAAAAAATGGCATTCTGTTTAAAGGTGCTTCCTATTTGGATGAAATGACCAAAATAACAACGGTTGTTATGGACAAAACGGGGACGGTGACCA is from Constantimarinum furrinae and encodes:
- a CDS encoding heavy metal translocating P-type ATPase — protein: MIKQKRNLRDLDPKEHQGQHSDSNGHNHSNPENLGKFRTYLPAIFSFVMLIAGIAFDYFESFPYFSGWIRIVWYVVAYLPVGFPVIREGWNSIVKGDFFTEFLLMSIATIGAFAIGEYPEGVAVMLFYAVGELFQNAAINKAKKNIKALLDVRPNEALVYRNNDYVSVNPETVEIGEKVQIRVGEKIPLDGILLSEKGSFNTAALTGESKPDTIAKGEKVFAGSLNLEGVVEIETTKEFKDSSIARILDMVQNATARKSKTELFIRKFARIYTPIVVFLAIGLTFLPFFFVDNYVFNDWLYRALIFLVISCPCALVISIPLGYFGGLGAASKNGILFKGASYLDEMTKITTVVMDKTGTVTKGVFKIKDIKAIDWEEPEFMKYLMAMEEQSTHPIAKAIMEYKAEGEDLEATNVNEVAGKGLKGTIKGKTVLVGNKALMTSNGIEVPPETDDIVESIVMVSIEGKFVGYVIIADELKDDAYEAIAQIRESGISKIIMLSGDKDSITQQVAKEMGVDWAKGGLLPEDKLNEVEKLMTGSDNKVAFIGDGINDAPVLAASDVGIAMGGLGSDVAIETADVIIQTDQPSKITRAIKIGNSTRKIVWQNIGLAFGVKAVVLVLGAGGLATMWEAVFADVGVALLAILNAVRLQKMNWSNN